A region of the Antedon mediterranea chromosome 4, ecAntMedi1.1, whole genome shotgun sequence genome:
gaaattaatgacccacgtaattaaaatttttaggcatgatgacgttataaaaattaaaatatttttatctcatgctaaagaaagttgattgacctagacaatatataaatataggagaaaaaggaatacagataagcgtgatgcgctccattgaatgtgatgagcaataacgaaacagacaaaaatcctatattttacattcgtgtggccatacgattacgtcacaatgtttttttagccttatcgatgcatgatccgatatctgcaactcatcaacttctagattttgtaataaaaataaacggttcacggtttactttagaaactatgactgtttaaaaaaagacattattttgatgattttttaagctttttcataaaaaacgcgcacaaattgtctaattcaacgtgttcgtatggcgttatttaaactggaaaaggtctaaattgttttcaaaattactaggaaaggcttgaaaaatataattcaagagaaaaaaatatgtttttatcgctacgtgcgcaccgcgtgcgtaaaaaaatgcgcgcccgtgggaatttttgacatgctcaaaatgacatgaaacgcgtaaaaagaaattgagtagaaattaattttgcgcattttgaaattttaaatgcgcgtgcgcgcgtaacttcatgtgaaacatgccatttttaatccgtagaaagtttgcccctgatatgacttaaattttgtcaaagtgtcaatactaaatgacttttggtttttaatctatgatcaatcattgaaattcataaaattgcgcgtaagtcacgttgcgcaactatgacgtcattcaaaaataggaggtgcacaacttcacgtaaatgcccatatgttgtcaaagttatgaaatgttatgtttacacattttagagaaacgcgactcacaaaaaaggaaggaaggaaagaagaataatacagaaaaaaaatgttgatctcatacaataacaaggagttatccgcttggtataccaaatAATGTGCAGAGTAATGTCATCAAACAACTAAATAGAGCcattatgttgttaaataagGAAATTCAAATAGGTCCAGATATGTGTTTGTTGTACCGGTACAGCTAATCAACTAGCGAGTCAGTGTACTACACCGTACTATAGCTGCTGGTTTGGCGCGAAATGCAAATCACGGCGTGATCCGGAATTCCTTAGTTCCGATTGCACAAATACATCAAAAAACATCTAAAATTCACGAAATTGGACCACAGATCAAACATAAATACCATCAAGAATGTTCACAAGTGAAATAATAACGACTGGAAACATCCAAAACACCAAAAAATGTTGCATAACGCCTATATGTTTGGATGAGTTTGAGTTCCACACATTTTTTAGGACATAATTAATAACTGTAGAATTGTTaactgtatacattttagtttaaaaaaatacattattattatagtatattcAGAATGAATGATTGCTTGTACACAGTCACCCACAAGTGTTTGTAAGGCTTTGTATCACACAGAGCCTTTATATATAACCTTATAccattgaaacaaaaaaaagacttttaatatagtgttttttatgaaaatatataatatgtaatatttttgttttgtgcatttttttagatttaccaAGTACTACTGTTGAGCAATTTCAAACACAATTTCAGAAACAGACAAGTGacaaacagaaaacaaaacttCTTAAGCCAGAGAGTGGTAAGTTTAAGAATAAGACCTGCTGTATGTTTTATgattgtatctatatataatttaacagaATTGTGATTAAAATGGGATTTCAGTAAAGAGAGAATTAGACGCTagtgttatttaaaaaatcatttctgAGCGGTACTGTAAAAAGGCGAAAAAGTGTGCAActgataacaaataacaaatggagagattttatttatcataaataaaacaaacatttgattgtttccatttaaaatactgtaataatggaATGAAGCTAGTTTGCAGATTTATGTGGCATGCTTGCTTGATTTTTGCTTGATTGTTGAtttttaggttatatgcattatcatgcgaTCACGCGatgtacgcgcgatttaacgaaatcacgtttgtaatcatatcttcacaagcatgaatcacttttaaacaaaattttaaaaatactatagatcgtcagaatgctcgggaacacgtattttttatttcattttcttgaagtgtacagtatgtataatatgtatgatttgttatgaaattaagagaacaaaagttgataaagtcatcattaattgcatttaaaatttaaaaaaatttatttcgacaatcaaaaaattatgacattttcttaggccgaaataacaaactttcttctttcaaaataaaagttcatatattaaagttaaaactatatagtttgacagtgcatcgtttttaaagatgtcatcatagtaaaacattataattcattgcggtatgtaataatctatctgcgccaaagtggttactgcatagtaaatacatggaggaatctttctacaacttttagtcagttgtgtatagctcggtggtctgtgctcgtgtctatggcatttaaggtaccgagatcgagtctcacatTGGGAAaggaaataagatttttttttattatccatattgtttgttcaattttattttttagtgtatatacacataatttataatgaaatctataaAATGTAAgtaatgtctttattattatgtaacaatgtggtttatgacattatacgcagagggatctttgatcgaaTTGTGATACCAGCTATTGTATTCctgttagcaagatcctatatataaataattaaagattctgagaaaatcaatcaatcaatatatctttaaaaatcaattatctttatttaaatcaatgcatataacctataattcgtcatagtgacgaattaaattctagttttttttaaactttatttactCCAGATGTTgaaaaaatctattaaaatctTGATTCAATTTTCAGATATTGCTGCACGTGAATTAGATTTTCAGAAAGCATACAATGAAGCCTTGAAAGATGGATCCGTTCCAGTCAATCTTGGAATGCTTAAGGTGATTGGACAAGAAGGAGTTGGTAAAACATGCCTCATAAATGCATGTCTTGGAAAGATGTAAGTAGTTGGACAGTAAAATTGACATTACAAAATACATGTAGGTACTGCctaatacagtatgtataatatgtatgatttgttatgaaattaagagaacaaaagttgataaagtcatcattaattgcatttaaaatttaaaaaaatttatttcgacaatcaaaaaattatgacattttcttaggccgaaataacaaactttcttctttcaaaataaaagttcatatattaaagttaaaactatatagtttgacagtgcatcgtttttaaagatgtcatcatagtaaaacattataattcattgcggtatgtaataatctatctgcgccaaagtggttactgcatagtaaatacatggaggaatctttctacaacttttagtcagttgtgtatagCTCGGTGGTCTgtcgaattaaattctagttttttttaaactttatttactCCAGATGTTgaaaaaatctattaaaatctTGATTCAATTTTCAGATATTGCTGCACGTGAATTAGATTTTCAGAAAGCATACAATGAAGCCTTGAAAGATGGATCCGTTCCAGTCAATCTTGGAATGCTTAAGGTGATTGGACAAGAAGGAGTTGGTAAAACATGCCTCATAAATGCATGTCTTGGAAAGATGTAAGTAGTTGGACAGTAAAATTGACATTACAAAATACATGTAGGTACTGCctaatacagtatgtataatatgtatgatttgttatgaaattaagagaacaaaagtataacaataatagataatagaattaaattttaacattgttttgtaattttaaatgaaagatcattttaattgttgactaaataactgatttaaaatgtgtattttataaataaagactATTGAAATAGTAACTACTGgtatctataattaaaaagagaaaattGAATTTTACAGCACTAAAAATTAATGACATTCATTGTTGgtttcaaattattatattattattattatatgtatctCAGATTTGAGGAAGAACATAAAGTTACAGATGGCATAGCAGTGATAAGGACTGTAAGCACAACATGGAAAGAGGCTAAAGCTGATAGTGGTAAACATGAATACAAATTAGCATATTACTCTTCCCATCATCATAGTCAATGTAACAATATTTATCTTTGATCTCATTATCATAGACACAAACAGGCCCACAATGAAACTGAGATGTAGAATGGAATTCAATAAATGCATACAACTGTAGTATGATGTCAACAGTCATATTTTCACATACATACAGcaatcgaaattccatttcaggtccattttaacaCACAAGCTATTGTTTgttgatgtactgtaattgtaattttacattaaataatcAATCAGTTAAAGTATTGTCATCTATTAATGTATCTGCTGaaataatacatacaaatgtCTTTTTTCTCTACAGGTAATCCTTCaaaacagtatacaaaaatCGTCACTGACAAATTGAGAGAAAAGAAAACTCTAAACGTATGTCAATAATAGTGTAATGAAAacatattaaatgaataaagtaGCACCTACAGGACTATTGCAAATCATTCACTTAGGCTTTCTTTTTGATTCTTCAATCCTTTTAAAATTTACTCTTTTGAGagtaaataatattagttttctcttatattttttatatccatatattgtttttgttttatgtgtCAGATTGACATGAAACCACctgtagatgatgatgatgatggtattGTTGTTGACTACAATAACCATGACAACAATGATGGTATGTAACTTTCCCTTAAATTCTAATTATTCTTACATTTTTGTAGTAAAAGCATTAATAAATAAGTTGCAATCATCAGTTTGCAATTTCTGTCATATTaatattgtccccaaaaacattttctgtagtaaaaaaaaagaaacaattaaggttttcaattataaaataacaaaataaatttttaaattcaaccaaatacccattggctggcagtcaatttgactattttttgcttaaaattacagtttttaagtaaatacatttttttacaatccaatttttggtcaaagtggataactattatgtgacattaaaatggcatttaaaaaaaatttttattttttcagggggacaatacatctttaagttcatagttatttaaaattataagatTATTAGTTAGATTTTCCAATTTAATGTAACTAAgtataaaattatgttatcaGATTTATAACAATATGATGATGGTAATTTGGAGAAAACACGGCGGCGGCCATCCCACTCCTAGACATAGTCCACAGACGCTGTACATGCAGGCTTGATGGGCATGTTTCTTAGTTAGCAAAGTTAAACAAAGATGAACTAAAACACTTATTAAAACCTTAAAAGGGGCTTACAAAGATGCTTATCTTTTTGTATGAATCTAGAAGAATCAAAGTGAATTCACAGTCTACACCtactatataatatacatatactaGCTTATACAAATGTGCAGATTAATAGTTTGTATATATTACTGTATCCTTTCACATCTACCGTCCCCTTTCGCTTACCGTCCCGATGCAAAAGCTCactaatgatgataatgaagacaACTATACTCATAGTAATGACTTTTTAACTGACTGATTAACTATGATGATTATAGATGATTATAGGACTAAAACAATGATGCTTGTTATGCCGTTTGTGGAATGACCAATAAATTTGTTCCCACTACAGGTGCTTATACAGTTACTGAAGCTATCCCATTTGATACAGAGCAGCAATTAGATAAAGATGTTATCAAGAAAGTTGAGGAAAATAAGGAGGAGACTTTGGAAGAAACATTCAACATCTGGGACCATGGGGGACAATTAATCTACCATGGTCTACATCGGGTAAGTAGGTTTCTGTATAGAGAAACATAATTGTATGGCCAAGGTATAGtttgattttttcttttttttttccattaagTAATCGCAAACATCTTTCCATGGTACTGCATagtaatatatataacaatttaatattaaattcttgtcatttgattggaggattgtgggtcacatgatattcaatagATATATACTATTAAATTTTTAAGTCAGATTACACATTCTTATGTTACACAGTGAGCAACCGAAACATGGGAGGCAAGAATAGACTGCGTGTTAAAAAATCAATCTGTATTGTCATGTCTATAATTGTTGTACTTCTCGAATAGTTTAGGCCTTGGCCTAGCCTCTTGTTAAAAgtataacacacctacttttaacAAGAGGCTAGGCCATTGAAAAAGTAGCACTCTAATTTTAGACAGGGAGTAAAACAATTAGACACAGCGCACACTACAGGTTAATGAAATGTGATCAGTCAACAACAGCCTCTTCACTGTGTAAAATATGCGCAAAACAAAATTGCAGTATTCGCACACATATAACGTTGCACTCTTGATGACATCATTAGGAGAGCatttatttatatcatgcgACCCATAATCCTCCAATCAAATAAAAGAATATacttaggtgtgttataatatacaaataatgaatgtttacgaGTGCACTGGGGCAAATAATTTCATGTGATAAAAGTAGAACATTTCATCTATcactaatacatttttttttcattgcatgaatataaaatatccaTGCCTAATGTTAAAattgggtgtctagaaaactcagatctagaaaatcaatatattatatgagtattattaaaactgattactcTGTGTACattttcttactaatattgtaacatgtagTCAACATGTAAATCATAACGGAAATACAGTGCACGTTAccgttaaaatgtaggcttaaaaATTAGGTATGTATAAGTTggtgtgggtacgagttggttgaggtaggagttagccaagttgggaATAGGTATGAGttattttgggtacgagttgaccacttCTAGCCTAGTAGGGCCAGGCTGACCCCCTTGTGATACATTGCGATAGCGCCCACACATTGAGCCTTGAATTGAGTTTGTAAtagctagactaggcctaaatgctaagcctatattttaaaaggtgtatactgtatttctttatgatttaagttgtAGGCCGCTACTACaacttacaatatttattattagtagtaagaaaacgtataatactgtagtatttcaaacaagctaccctctgattaataatggaacgatccatTTGACAATCTGGGTTTTCTAGTTTCAttctggaactagaaaactcagatcttgaTATGTGAGTTTtatagatctagaaaagtcagatatctgagttttcttgATCTTAGCTTTCTAGACACCAGTTAAGATTACAAATTTTCAGTAGCTTTTTGCCACAAATCAAAAAATGTGTGTATACGGCCAAAcagcgttgaaacaccggtttatgtcagatcaccgaagttaagcaatgttgggcccggttgcattcacggcgggtgctgtataccaGAAAGCgatggtgtaatgataatatcaGACTAGCATGTAATAGGCATGGGTTCAAATCTATCGGTACCATACAactgtatccttaggcaagatgctctcattgcctcgtccttcggatTGGATGTAAACTCGTCTcgtgatctggtaggcgctgcactgctgcctaatccgaatttcctcagttttcAGTTAGGCTTCAGGAcaactattattataatacctttaccttttacCTTTATGAAAgtctttattcattcattcattcattcaatcttttatttcggaatctctggtccatagaaagtaaaaattacatatatatgaaataaaataaacaagactaattactactactcatctcaggatggcattccacctggagagcatcttcgacttaactaagacgttgcttataatcgttgagactAAAACATTTTCGCTTGCATTTAGTCTACCCATCAGGccatatattgatttttttaacaattcataaaaagaaggaattctacattccgtaaacatAAGGCTGGCACTGCAATGTCGAGGCATTTGTTGcaacaatacaatttaaaataatgtttgttcATATGTTGTCAGAATATTAATCTGtcaatatttgaatatttttgcagATGTTCATAACACTACAAGCACTATACATTGTTGTGTTTGATCTCAGTAAACCATTGGATGATCTTGCTACTTTCATTGATTCTACTGGAGTAAGTATTTCTAGAGCATGGCAGCAGTAAGGCATTGTGATTGAACAAGTCTTCTAATTTATAAGAACATGCATTTTATGCATTAAAATTTTAATACCTTCCAAATAAgatgtacagtagtaatgaaTGCTTTCAAAAACTAACCATTTCAAGTTTAACTGTGGTTAAGTGTTctcataatgtttttttttttacaggaaaCGTGTAAACATCATTGGACCAATCTGCAGTTCATATTATCTTACATCCTGTCAGTTTATTCTCATAGTCGTATTGTGGAAGAAGATGAAGAGAATGAAGTTCACAAACCAACTATCCTTATTGTGGGTACACATAAGGGTAAGCTTGGTGAGACTGAAGAACAACAAAATGTTGAGGTTaatgcttcttttttttctacattattaAAGATAGCGATAACCAAAGATACGTTGCTGCTCTAAaagtaaatttaacaaaaattagaGTACATATTTATAACTTAAGCCatcacataaaaagtttaaatttaaatcttacttaaaataaattacagaatTTACACATTCGTATATAGATgtaaatctttatttacaaaCAGGCAGAAAAGATGTTTAAAAAGATTCAAGATGGGCTTAAAACAAAACCCTATGGAAAACATGTGTACCAATATTTTGCCATTGAAAACAGCCAAGAAACGACAGATAAGAGCTTTAGTGATCTCAAACAAGTTATTGATGACCTTATGAAAGCTTTAGAAAAGGAAATTCCTTTAAAGTGGATGCGTTTTCGATGTGGACTAGATGATCTAAGGAGAGAAAAACAGCCCTCTTTTTCTTTGTGTTCTTTAGAAGAGGTAAAGGTTATTTTTTATCATTCTTCAAAACATTTTAggaaataatattgtatagaATATTTATCAAGTATCTATTAAAAAGAAAgtctaaatataattttcaaaatgatCTTTATACTGGAATTTGTCATAAccatttaaataacaatattcaAGATCATAATTTCATCTTTTATATATGTTgccattgttttatttataattgttactAAATACTGACCTAATAATTGACAAAATTCCTGATAATTGCTTAGTTTTTTTTCGTGCCACTATCgaataacattgtttttaaaacatgcacaaaaataatagaaaaaagtatactttgtataattatttattattacatcaattaatatgaatttatatatgtaacatttatttatattctctaCACTGAATTACCAAAAAGTGTTATTTACTAAAACAATTGATGCTGTTAAAGACCAAAATAATGTTGGTAATAAATACATACCTACATCTTACAAAAACTGAATAggatttcattaaaaaaaatctgattaACACTAATTTTTAAAGCTCAAAACCCTGGCAAGTAATAATGGTATTGTTGACAAAAAACCCAAATCAGTCCTGCTTATAAACTTGCACGATCATGGTGAAATTGTTTACATGCCTGACAACGAATTACTAAGCAATAAAGCAGTGTTAGATCCAATGAGACTGGTTGAAATTGTTACGACATTTGTAACTGTGGTTCCCCCAAAAAAATCTGTAAGTAGACTCATGTAATGTCTTGCATTTTAAAAACGTGTTACAGTAACATAATTACTCCTGTTCTGTGCTAAATTTCTTGCTGTTCTATATATAAGTATGCTGGAAGACATCATTTGCAATTGACTAAAGTTTTAATTATCTTACTTTCATTGTATTATAATTGAAAAAGTGAAAAGCACAGCAACAAACTACTGTAATTTCACAACTGCATTATACACATAacattcatattatttatttattcatattataaAAGTTTACTATATTTGTTGACTATTTCCAACATCCTTCCTGCCTCCCTCTTGATTCCCTCCTGCCACTCTGTAATAACAacacaaaatatcaatttttttttagttcggTATGTTTAATGAATCTTTTGATAAGCTTGACAAAGGCATACTGGAAGAAAGGTTGTTGCGAACATTATGGAAAAAGCGTAAAATTGACGACGGAAAGAATTTTGAGTTTCTTGTAGCACTGATGATTCAATTAGGTTTCATTTGTGAGAGAAAGACAACCAGCAGCCAAGATGTGGCAAGTACATCTACAGTAggttttgttcatttatcttttctaacatgtatattttgtatgcaagattatgtaaaaaatactttttttggGATGATACataattggtgattttacataacatttcaaaatatttgtagagctatatgatatattttgattaaaccTGAAGAAGTTTTTATCATGTATCATCTTTAGTTTTCATTAAAGAATTGTAAATGGCATTTTACAAATCAACAATTTCAGGAATTGGTTGTGAAGCGATCATTCTTTGTGCCACTACGCCTTGCTTTTAAGACATCAAGTGAAGTGAAACCAGTGCCTGATGATTCACAATCTATCAGTATCTATTACGACTTTAAGGGATATCTGCCAGATGTTTTGTTTCCATATATGATTATtgatttcctcaacaaatttcaaaagaaaGGAGTTGACCCAATACTGTCATATAATCATGCTGAACTTGACTTCGACCAAGATCATGATGTGACTTTATCTCT
Encoded here:
- the LOC140047660 gene encoding uncharacterized protein, with amino-acid sequence MLKKSIKILIQFSDIAARELDFQKAYNEALKDGSVPVNLGMLKVIGQEGVGKTCLINACLGKIFEEEHKVTDGIAVIRTVSTTWKEAKADSGNPSKQYTKIVTDKLREKKTLNIDMKPPVDDDDDGIVVDYNNHDNNDGAYTVTEAIPFDTEQQLDKDVIKKVEENKEETLEETFNIWDHGGQLIYHGLHRMFITLQALYIVVFDLSKPLDDLATFIDSTGETCKHHWTNLQFILSYILSVYSHSRIVEEDEENEVHKPTILIVGTHKGKLGETEEQQNVEVNASFFSTLLKIAITKDTLLL